The stretch of DNA CCAGCGTCGTCGAGACGCCCGTCGTGACCTTGCTGGCGAGGCTCTCGCCCAGCAGACCCCGCGGGGAGAGCACGTCGTCGGCACCCGCGAGGTCGTGGTACCGCGCTCTGCCGGGCTCCTCGACGACGCTGACGGTGTGGACGGACTCGTCGACCTCGCGTGCCGTCAACACGATGCTGGTGTTGACCTGGTCGGCCGCGTCGGCGACCAGCGCCCGGGCGGCCGAGAGCCGGGCGCGCTCCAGCCCGTCGACGGACTGGGGGTCGGCGTTGACGACCCGGTACCCCTCGTCGTAGAGGTCGTCGGCCCGGTCGTCGTCGGGTTCGACGACGACGTAGTCGACGTCCCAGGACTCCAGTTCGGTGACGAGCGTCTCGCCACGCGGCGTGAAGTGACAGATGACGACGTGGTCGGAGAGGCCGTCCTCGACGGTGGTGGGGGCGCGGGTCTCCATGGCCTCCTCGAACAGGGGGAACAGCAACACGGGCAGCGCGAGGAAGATGAGGACGACGCCGACGACGTCCATCGTGATGACCAGCAGGCGCATCCCGGTGCTCTCCCAGGGGGCGTCCGAGCCGAAGCCGGTGGTGGTGAACGTCTCGACGACGACCTGCAGCGAGTGGAGGAACTCGCGGGGGCGGTTCTCGAAGACCGACATCCCGTAGTCGTACGCGACGGCGAACACGAGGACGATGCCCGTGAGGCCGACCACGTACCCGAGCGTCCGCCGCTGCCACGTGTCCATCTATCCCTAGCTTGCAGAGGCCGTGTAAAACAGTTCCCCACCGGCTCCCCGGCCGCGGCGGTACGTGCCCGTTGCCGGGCGTCCGACGGCGGTCTGACGGCGTCGCGACGCGGTTCCCGTCTCCCGGTTACACTTTCACTCCGGTTCGCGTGGGTTTAAGTACCTCCGACGGTTCGGTTCGACTGCAGTCACACGCTCTCCCCTACGTTTTCACCGGGCCGAACCGACAGCGACGTCGCCGGACAGTTAACACCCCCCAGCGAGTAAGGCCGGCTATGCTCTCGTTCGAGGACGTTCTCGCGGCGCGCGACCGGGTCGCCGAGACGGCTCGGCACACACCGCTCGACTACTCGCACACCTTCTCGGCGATGACCGGCGCGGCGGTCCACCTGAAACTCGAGCTGTTCCAGCGGACGGGGTCGTTCAAGATCCGCGGTGCGACCAACCGCATCGCCACGCTCTCAGACGAGGAGCGGGCACGCGGCGTCGTCACCGCCAGCGCGGGCAACCACGCCCAGGGCGTGGCGCTGGCGGCGACCCGCATCGGCGTCGACTCGACCATCGTGATGCCGGAACACGCCCCCATCTCGAAGGTGAAGGCGACCCGGAGCTACGGCGGCGAGGTGGTCCTCCACGGCGAGGACTACGACACCGCCGCCGAGAAGGCCCACGAGATCGAGCGCGAGGAGAGACGGACGTACGTCCACGCCTTCGACGACGACCACGTGATGGCCGGCCAGGGGACCATCGGGCTGGAGATCTACGAGGACCTGCCGGGCGTCGACACCGTCGTCGTCCCCATCGGCGGCGGCGGTCTCGTCAGCGGGATCGCGACGGCGCTGAAGGGGAAAGACGAGGACATCCGCATCGTCGGCGTCCAGGCCGAGGGGGCCGCGAGCGTCGCCGAGTCGCTGCGGCGGGGCGAGCGCGTCGAGCGCGACAGCGTCGAGACCATCGCGGACGGGATCGCCACCCGCACGGTCGGCGAGCGCACGTTCGAGGTCATCCGGGAGCGCGTCGACGAGGTGGTGACGGTCTCGGACTCGGAGATCGCCGTGGCCCTGACGACGCTGCTGGAGCGGTCGAAGACCCTGACGGAGGGCGCGGGGGCCGTCGCGCTGGCGGCGGTCACCGAAGAGAAGTTCGACTACGCCGACGACGAGACGATCGTCCCGGCGCTCTGTGGCGGCAACATCGACATGAACACGCTGACCAACGTCGTGATGCGGGGCCTCGTCGAGACGGGTCGATACCTCAAGATCAAGACCGTGCTCAAGGACCGCCCCGGCGCGCTTGAGCGGCTGGTCGAGATCCTCTCGGAGGAGCAGGTCAACATCTACGGCATCGAGCACGACCGCACGAGCCGCGACGTGGCGATGAACGACGCCGAGGTGGAGCTGGACCTGGAGACGCGGGGGCCGGACCACGTCGACGACCTGCTGGCGTCGCTGCGGGCCCACGGCTACGAGGTCGAGGTGCTGGTCTGACGGCGGTTTTTTGTCCGTGGGGCCCCGCTCCGGTGGTATGAGCGAGAGATACGTCGTCCGCACCGACTCCCCGTCGAAGGGTGTCGCCGCCGAACTCGGAGCGGCAACGGTCGCGTGATGGACCCCGCCACCAAGTCCAGCCTGCTGTGGGGCGTCGTCGGGGCGCTGTCCTTCCTCGTGCTCGTCCAGGGGTACGAACTGTTCGCCGGGGTCGGCGTCGCCGTGACCGCGAAGGCCGGCGTCGCCCTGGCCGTCGGGGCCGCTGCGGCCCTGTTGACCCACGTCGCTCGGGATCGCCTGCCGGGAAACGAAAGCCCTTAACCGACTCACCCCACACTCCCACCTGCGAGCCAGGATGGCCGAACGGTAAGGCGCACGCCTGGAAAGCGTGTTCCCTTCCGGGATTCTGGGTTCAAATCCCAGTCCTGGCGCTTCTCCCGAGTCCGACCCGCCAGCGGCGCGTCCCGCACATACTCACAGCTGTCCGGCACACTCCCGACAGTAGCGGAACGCGGCGTCGTTCTCGGTCCCGCAGTTCGGACAGCGACGACGGCCCGTCGCCGGGTCGGGTGGCGTCCCGTCGCGACCCTCGGCCGGTGGCTCGGACGCGCCCTCGCGCAGGCGGTCGCGGCCGTCACGAAGGATGCCCAGCAACACCGGGACGGCGGCCGCCAGCGCGGCGACGAGGACGAGGGCCATCCCGAGGACGTAGAGTTCGACGGCCGAGACCATACCGTGTCTACGGTTCTCACACGGGTAGCTCCTGTGGCCCCGTCTCGGGCGACGACACGACCGCCAGACTGCGGGCGGTCGATGCGGAGCGGACGTCCGGCGATCTCCCTCAGCCGGTCCGATAGAACTCCAGGGTGTACCCCTCGGGGTCCTCGACGAAGGCCGCGTAGGCGTCGGCGGCGTCGATCTCGACCGGCTCGACCACGGGTGCAGCGCCGGCCTCGACGGCGGCCTCGTAGGTCGCGTCCACGTCGTCGACGGTGAACGCGACGTGGTCGGTGTCGGCCCGCGACGGGGCGATCGGCGTCGTCCGATCGGGGTCGTGGCGCAGTTGCAGGTCGCCGTCGCCGCCCCCGGCGGCGACGTAGACGTTCTCGACCCCGTCGAGCGTGAACCGGTTCGTCTCCTCGAACCCGAGCGCCCCGTAGAACTCCAGCGCGCGGTCGAGGTCCGACACCCAGATGGCGACGTGTGCGAGGTCCATACGCGTGCTGTGGGGCGTCCCCGCGGATCACTGTACCGGTCGGAGCGTCGCTGATTTACAACTGGAGTATAAATAGCATCGTAGATGAAGGCGACCGCACCCACCGAGTTGCTCCTCGAGTACACGCAGGACAAGCTCGCGGTGGTCGACGAGTCGGGGACCTACACCTACGTGAACGCGGCCGCCGAGCGGCTCCTGGGGTTCGACCGCGAGGCGCTCCTGGGGACGAACGCGTTCGACTACGTCCACCCGGCGGATCGGTCGAGCGTGCTCGCGGACTTCGAGTCGGTCGTCGGGACCACGTCGTCGTTCGCCGCGGAGACGGCGACCTACCGCCACCGGACCGCCGACGGCGACTGGGTGTGGCTCGAGAGCCGCCTGTCGAACCTGACCGACCAGCAACTGGAGGGGTACGTCGTCAGTTCCCGGGAGGTCACGGACCGGATCGAGGCCGAACGCGAACGGGCGGCGACGGATCAGCGGCTCCGGGAACTGGCCGACACGACCGACGACGTCCTGTGGATGTTCGACGGGGACTGGTCGGAACTGCTGTTCTGTAACCCCGCGTACGAGGCAGTGTACGGCCGCCCGATCGGCGATCTCGAGGCCGACCCGACGGAGTTTCTGGAGTGCATCTACCCGCCGGACCGACCGGCCGTCGAGGCGGCGATGGACCGGCTCGCCGCCGGCGAACAGGTCGACGTGGAGTACCGAACCAACCCCGAGCGGGACTACGGCACCTGGGTGTGGGTACAGGGACAGCCGATCGTCGAGGACGGCGAGGTCGTCCGTATCGTCGGGTTCTCCCGCGACGTGACCGACCGGCGACGCCGGGAACGACAGCTCGTGGTGCTGGACAACTTCCTCCGGCACAACATCCGCAACAGCCTGAACGTCGTCAACGGGAGCGCAGAGGCGCTCGAAACGCACGCGGACGACGACGTCGCCCACCGGGCGCGGCTGATCCGGCGTGCGGGCGAGGGGCTCCTGCGGACGGCCGAGAAACAGCGCGAGATCACGCGGGTCATCAGCGAGCAACCGCAGGTGACGGCGGCGGACCTCGCGACGG from Haloarcula litorea encodes:
- a CDS encoding PAS domain-containing sensor histidine kinase encodes the protein MKATAPTELLLEYTQDKLAVVDESGTYTYVNAAAERLLGFDREALLGTNAFDYVHPADRSSVLADFESVVGTTSSFAAETATYRHRTADGDWVWLESRLSNLTDQQLEGYVVSSREVTDRIEAERERAATDQRLRELADTTDDVLWMFDGDWSELLFCNPAYEAVYGRPIGDLEADPTEFLECIYPPDRPAVEAAMDRLAAGEQVDVEYRTNPERDYGTWVWVQGQPIVEDGEVVRIVGFSRDVTDRRRRERQLVVLDNFLRHNIRNSLNVVNGSAEALETHADDDVAHRARLIRRAGEGLLRTAEKQREITRVISEQPQVTAADLATVVPEAVRPLRERYPDARIEVIAPDSAVVDGPKELGCAVAELVENGVRHDSSGELQVRVTVEPAGDGVELTVRDTAPPIPEIDRQVLLGDHDMSSVNHSRGLGLWLVYWVVDVAGGTIDHDSDETGNVVTIRLPRPD
- a CDS encoding VOC family protein gives rise to the protein MDLAHVAIWVSDLDRALEFYGALGFEETNRFTLDGVENVYVAAGGGDGDLQLRHDPDRTTPIAPSRADTDHVAFTVDDVDATYEAAVEAGAAPVVEPVEIDAADAYAAFVEDPEGYTLEFYRTG
- the ilvA gene encoding threonine ammonia-lyase; this encodes MLSFEDVLAARDRVAETARHTPLDYSHTFSAMTGAAVHLKLELFQRTGSFKIRGATNRIATLSDEERARGVVTASAGNHAQGVALAATRIGVDSTIVMPEHAPISKVKATRSYGGEVVLHGEDYDTAAEKAHEIEREERRTYVHAFDDDHVMAGQGTIGLEIYEDLPGVDTVVVPIGGGGLVSGIATALKGKDEDIRIVGVQAEGAASVAESLRRGERVERDSVETIADGIATRTVGERTFEVIRERVDEVVTVSDSEIAVALTTLLERSKTLTEGAGAVALAAVTEEKFDYADDETIVPALCGGNIDMNTLTNVVMRGLVETGRYLKIKTVLKDRPGALERLVEILSEEQVNIYGIEHDRTSRDVAMNDAEVELDLETRGPDHVDDLLASLRAHGYEVEVLV
- a CDS encoding DUF7577 domain-containing protein codes for the protein MVSAVELYVLGMALVLVAALAAAVPVLLGILRDGRDRLREGASEPPAEGRDGTPPDPATGRRRCPNCGTENDAAFRYCRECAGQL